From the Verrucomicrobiota bacterium genome, the window GCGGCCGGCCAAAGAACGGTCCGGGCGGGCGCTTGCCCTTTGGTGGCGGCGGCTGGCCGTTGGCGGTGCGGTCGGCCAGGCGCTGCCGTTGCTCGCGGCGGAGTTCATCGAACTTCACAAGCTGTTCCGGCGTGAGCTCGCGCGCGATGTCCTCCTGCGCCGTGCGGACCACCTGCGCGATCTCGGCGACGGGGCGCTGTTCGAGGTCGAGCAGGTGGATGACGAGGCGGTCCTCAGCGCCGAGGGAATCGAGGAGCTTCACCGCGAGTTCGCGCGCGGCCATGCCTTGCGAGGGGTGTGGTTCGGACTCGTTGTGCAGCACGGCTTCGAGCACTTCGGCCTCGGCCTCGCCGAGGTCGGCCCAGCGCCATTCGGGACGGCGCTTCTGCGCGCGGAGACGGTCGAGGCATGTGCTCACGGCCACGCGCGAGACCCAGTGCTCGACGGGCACTTCGCCGCGGAACTGTTCGAGATTGGCGAACACTTTCATGAAAATCTCCTGCGCCAGGTCTTCCTCATCGAGCGCGCGCGGCAGGTGCGCGCGGACGATCTTGATGACGAGGGGCCACAAGTGCGCCACGAGCTCGCGCGCCGCCGCCTCGTCGCGCCGGCGCACGCGGTCCAGGCAGGCTGGCGCATCAAGGCTGTCGGCCATAAGTCACTGCCGATGCCGGCCCGGCTGGAAGGGGTGACGCCGTTTGCGGGCCGCGGTTACGGGGAAGTTCGGGCCGGAGTCCACGTCTGGTATGTGCGGCAACCGTGCCGCCTCTTCAAGGCGCAACACGCCGCGCGGATCATTCGTGCCGCGGCTTGACCCTGCCCGCGAGGCGGTCTTCGAGCACCTTCAAGTCGGCGTCCACCATGAGGCGGGCAAGTTCGGCGAACTTGATGCGGGGTTCCCAGCCGAGTTTTTGCCGGGCCTTCGAGGGATCACCGATGAGCAGGTCCACCTCGGCGGGCCGGTAGTAGCGCGGGTCGATTTCGACGTGCTGCTTCCAGTCGAGCGCCGCGTGCTCGAAGGCAACGTCCAGAAACTCCCGGATGCTGTGAGTCTCGCCGGTGGCGATGACGTAGTCGTCCGGCCTTTCCTGCTGGAGCATGAGCCACATGGCCTCGACGTATTCCTTCGCAAAGCCCCAGTCGCGCTTGGCGTCGAGGTTGCCGAGGAAGAGCTTCTGCTGGAGCCCCAGCTTGATGGCCGCGACCGCGCGGGTGATCTTGCGCGTGACGAACGTCTCGCCCCGGCGCGGCGACTCGTGGTTGAAGAGGATGCCGCAACTCGCGTGCAGGCCGTAGGACTCGCGGTAGTTGACCGTGATCCAGTGGCTGAAGACTTTGGCGCAACCATAGGGTGAGCGCGGGTAAAAGGGCGTGCTCTCGCGCTGTGGAATCTCGACGACCTTGCCGAACATCTCCGATGAGGACGCCTGGTAAAAGCGCGGTTGGATGCCCGTCTCGCGGATCGCCTCGAGCAATCGAATCGTCCCGGTGGCTGTGATGTCCACGGTGTATTCGGGCGCGTCGAAGCTCACCCGCACGTGGCTTTGAGCCGCGAGGTTGTAGACCTCCGCAGGCTGTATTTTCGCCACGAGACGCGCGAGCGCGCTCGCGTCGCTCAAGTCGCCGTGGTGCAGGAAGAGCCGGCTCCGGCCGGAGTGCGGATCTTCATAAATGTGTTCGAGGCGCCCGGTGTTGAAGCTTGAGGCGCGGCGGATGATCCCGTGGACTTCGTAGCCCTTGCCGAGGAGAAGTTCGGCGAGATAGGAGCCGTCCTGCCCGGTGATGCCGGTGATGAGCGCCTTCTTCGCCATAGGTCGGGGCGCAGCTTCGGCAACGGTGCGCGTCATGGCAAGACCGGAAGCGAATCGCGACGGGCGCGAAGCGGCGCATCGCCCCGGTCCGTTCGGCAGTTCGGCGGGCAGCGTCGCGCGGCACTCGGGGCAAAGTCCGTGCTAGAACCGGGCTGCCGCTCGAACGCCGGGTTCA encodes:
- a CDS encoding sigma-70 family RNA polymerase sigma factor gives rise to the protein MADSLDAPACLDRVRRRDEAAARELVAHLWPLVIKIVRAHLPRALDEEDLAQEIFMKVFANLEQFRGEVPVEHWVSRVAVSTCLDRLRAQKRRPEWRWADLGEAEAEVLEAVLHNESEPHPSQGMAARELAVKLLDSLGAEDRLVIHLLDLEQRPVAEIAQVVRTAQEDIARELTPEQLVKFDELRREQRQRLADRTANGQPPPPKGKRPPGPFFGRPPGEKEGK
- the gmd gene encoding GDP-mannose 4,6-dehydratase — its product is MAKKALITGITGQDGSYLAELLLGKGYEVHGIIRRASSFNTGRLEHIYEDPHSGRSRLFLHHGDLSDASALARLVAKIQPAEVYNLAAQSHVRVSFDAPEYTVDITATGTIRLLEAIRETGIQPRFYQASSSEMFGKVVEIPQRESTPFYPRSPYGCAKVFSHWITVNYRESYGLHASCGILFNHESPRRGETFVTRKITRAVAAIKLGLQQKLFLGNLDAKRDWGFAKEYVEAMWLMLQQERPDDYVIATGETHSIREFLDVAFEHAALDWKQHVEIDPRYYRPAEVDLLIGDPSKARQKLGWEPRIKFAELARLMVDADLKVLEDRLAGRVKPRHE